AAAACAAAGAGAATACTGGAAGACAATTAAGGGGTTACTAAAGACAATAGCCACGACTCGAATCAAAAATGTTTGTAATCTTTCTTAGGGATTAACCTAGTATTTCTATTTCTTCGTATTGACCCTTAACTGCTAACACGCAGAGATCTTCCTCAAATATTAATAGCCAATCGCTTGTTCCTATGATAGGCAATTTCCTCACCAGAGTTTTACCATCCTTTAGTGTGGTTCGGACGTATACATGAGAGGGCAGCACTGCATCTTTGTTTTTTACTCTAATAAGGTCGCTTTGCAGTTTAATACCCCTGGTTCCTGGTTGAATGTTTAGTTTTCTAATATTGCCGTCTCTGTCTTCTATTTTTGATGTCACATAACTTTGGCCAATATCAAAATCCAGACTGAATGATATTTTGATCATGCACGAGTTACTTTGAGGAATTTCATTTTGAAGTAGTTCAGATTCTTCATCAAAATAGAGAGATTCTTTCAATAATTTACCATGACAATGTATTATTTAATAAAACTTTTCATAGTATGATGGGATTTGATGATTTCTTTATTTTTTAGGAGTCATGTGCAAGAAAATTATTCTTCTTCTAATGGTCACCCCGTTTATCCATTCATCTATTTATTCATTTATTCCTTCATCATTGCATTTGCAATTGCTTTTGCCAATCTTAATATGACGTGAGATGCAAGTAAATAATGTATAAAGGGCATGCAATTTTCCAATATACCCGAAGAAGATATCGTTATTAAGAATGTATTCTTTCAAGATATTGCCAAAATAATTGAATTACAAAAGGAATCATTTCCATCCATGTTAGAAGAAGGAAGTGTTTGGGGAAAGAGGCATCTCCAAAGTCACGTTGAAATATTTCCAGAAGGTCAATTTTGTGTAGTATTTAGGAACAAAATTATAGGTTCATCAAGTAGTTTAATAATAAAGTTACCATCCGAATATGAAGAACATACGTTTGGTCAGGTGACCGGCAATAGCTTATTTACGACTCACGATCCCAATGGGGATTCATTGTACGGAGCAGACATTTCTGTTCATCCGGATTTCCGTCGATTAGGAATTGCAACTTTGTTATATAAAGCAAGAAAGGATCTTGCTATAAAATATGATTTAAGGCGGATCATAGCAGGAGGTAGGTTGATTAACTACTGTAATTATGCCGATAAATTATCCCCAGAAGAATATGTCCAAAATGTTCTTGATGAACAGATCTCAGATCAGGTACTGACCTTTCAATTGAGAAATGATTTTAGATTTATTAAGATACTTCCGAATTACATTAAGGATTCTAGATCCCTAAACTATGCAACATTTATTGAATGGTTAAATCCACAATATAAAAAGTGACTCAAACTCAAACCATCATCGATTGCCATGTGCATGTAAACGGCTACGAGGGTTTAAAGAACATGACCCTTAAGGAAAGAATAGAATCGCTTTCAAATACAATGCAGCTAAACAACGTAGACCAAGCTATAATTATATCATCATATAAAATCAATGAAGAAAGACCTTCCACTGGAGAAGTATTGTCATCCGTGGAAAAATATGATAAGATAAAGGTAGTGGCAGGATACTCAATTAGTAATCATGATGAAGATAGTATTAAAGAATACGAAGGGTATCTTAAGAATGGTAAGATAAAAGGTTTGAAAATTTATCCCGGATACGAGCATTACTATCCGTATGATCCGAAATATCAGAAAATAATTGATTTATGCATAGAGTATGATGTCCCTTTAATGATACATACGGGAGATACCTACACACCCAAGGGTAAAATAAGGTACGCTCATCCCATAAATGTTGATGATGTTGCAGTTGATAATCCAGAATTAAAGATCATAATTTGTCACTTGGGAAATCCATGGTTCTTAGATTGTCAGGAGATAATTTATAAAAATAAAAATGTTTATGCGGATATATCTGGGTTGGTATTAGGGGACTTTACGGAATTCTATGAAAAATACCTTGTGGGCAAGATTACAGATTTTCTCAACTATGCTGGAGAACCAGAATATCTACTGTACGGAACTGATTGGCCAATATCAAGTATGAAATCTTATTTGAATTTTGTATCAAAGTTGGACCTTAATCAACAGGAACGTGATTTGATCATGTTCAAAAATTCACAAAGGTTATTTAAATTATGAAGAAAGATTGATAACCATTGTCGGCGTCCCCTGGTAGAAAACCGCCGTCATTGAGTAGAATTTGGAATAGTAAAGATAATAGAAGTACTAAATATTCCGAAATTTGGTGTTTGTGCGAGCCACCAGATATTCATATAATGGTATTTTGGAAATATCATTACAAGAATCAATCAAAATCTTCTTATTGATTCAATTTTGGTTCCTTAATAATCTCTATGAAATTTGTAAAAAATTTTTAATAATATTAAAAAACCTTCTGGAAATCAATAAAGGCTACACTTCTTCTGTTTCCGTGTAGTTTGAGAAGGAATCTTTATGGATTGATAACAGATACTTTATGGGGGATCTTAACTGCGTGTCAAATAATGTTAC
Above is a window of Candidatus Nitrosocosmicus arcticus DNA encoding:
- a CDS encoding GNAT family N-acetyltransferase, with the protein product MQFSNIPEEDIVIKNVFFQDIAKIIELQKESFPSMLEEGSVWGKRHLQSHVEIFPEGQFCVVFRNKIIGSSSSLIIKLPSEYEEHTFGQVTGNSLFTTHDPNGDSLYGADISVHPDFRRLGIATLLYKARKDLAIKYDLRRIIAGGRLINYCNYADKLSPEEYVQNVLDEQISDQVLTFQLRNDFRFIKILPNYIKDSRSLNYATFIEWLNPQYKK
- a CDS encoding amidohydrolase family protein, producing the protein MTQTQTIIDCHVHVNGYEGLKNMTLKERIESLSNTMQLNNVDQAIIISSYKINEERPSTGEVLSSVEKYDKIKVVAGYSISNHDEDSIKEYEGYLKNGKIKGLKIYPGYEHYYPYDPKYQKIIDLCIEYDVPLMIHTGDTYTPKGKIRYAHPINVDDVAVDNPELKIIICHLGNPWFLDCQEIIYKNKNVYADISGLVLGDFTEFYEKYLVGKITDFLNYAGEPEYLLYGTDWPISSMKSYLNFVSKLDLNQQERDLIMFKNSQRLFKL